The Buteo buteo chromosome 3, bButBut1.hap1.1, whole genome shotgun sequence genome has a window encoding:
- the MRPL13 gene encoding large ribosomal subunit protein uL13m isoform X1, whose amino-acid sequence MASYTKAAQQWATFARAWYLLDAKMQPPGKIAAATVIRLEGRHKPIYHALSDCGDHVVIINTRHIAFSGNKWEQKVYSSHTGYPGGFKQVTATQLHLKDPTAIVKLTVYRMLPKNLQRRTMMQRLHLFPEDVIPEDIQKNLLQEIPQPRAVPKRLDEYTPEEIAAFPKVWTPPKDFRRK is encoded by the exons ATGGCCAGTTACACCAAGGCGGCCCAG cAATGGGCTACTTTTGCCAGAGCCTGGTATCTCCTCGATGCAAAGATGCAGCCACCAGGAAAAATAGCAGCTGCAACTGTAATCAGACTTGAAGGCAGGCATAAACCTATTTATCATGCACTAA GTGACTGCGGAGATCATGTTGTCATAATTAATACAAGACATATTGCCTTCTCTGGTAACAAATGGGAACAGAAAGTATATTCTTCACATACTGG cTATCCTGGTGGTTTCAAACAAGTGACAGCAACTCAGCTCCATTTAAAGGATCCAACTGCT ATTGTTAAACTGACCGTTTATAGAATGCTTCCAAAAAACCTTCAGAGAAGAACTATGATGCAGAGGCTGCATCTGTTCCCGGAAGAT GTTATTCCAGAAGATATACAGAAGAATCTTCTACAAGAGATTCCTCAGCCACGTGCAGTCCCCAAGAGGTTAGATGAATATACACCAGAAGAAATTGCTGCCTTTCCGAAGGTTTGGACTCC
- the MRPL13 gene encoding large ribosomal subunit protein uL13m isoform X2 has protein sequence MASYTKAAQQWATFARAWYLLDAKMQPPGKIAAATVIRLEGRHKPIYHALSDCGDHVVIINTRHIAFSGNKWEQKVYSSHTGYPGGFKQVTATQLHLKDPTAIVKLTVYRMLPKNLQRRTMMQRLHLFPEDVIPEDIQKNLLQEIPQPRAVPKRLDEYTPEEIAAFPKVWTP, from the exons ATGGCCAGTTACACCAAGGCGGCCCAG cAATGGGCTACTTTTGCCAGAGCCTGGTATCTCCTCGATGCAAAGATGCAGCCACCAGGAAAAATAGCAGCTGCAACTGTAATCAGACTTGAAGGCAGGCATAAACCTATTTATCATGCACTAA GTGACTGCGGAGATCATGTTGTCATAATTAATACAAGACATATTGCCTTCTCTGGTAACAAATGGGAACAGAAAGTATATTCTTCACATACTGG cTATCCTGGTGGTTTCAAACAAGTGACAGCAACTCAGCTCCATTTAAAGGATCCAACTGCT ATTGTTAAACTGACCGTTTATAGAATGCTTCCAAAAAACCTTCAGAGAAGAACTATGATGCAGAGGCTGCATCTGTTCCCGGAAGAT GTTATTCCAGAAGATATACAGAAGAATCTTCTACAAGAGATTCCTCAGCCACGTGCAGTCCCCAAGAGGTTAGATGAATATACACCAGAAGAAATTGCTGCCTTTCCGAAGGTTTGGACTCCGTAA